Within Wyeomyia smithii strain HCP4-BCI-WySm-NY-G18 chromosome 2, ASM2978416v1, whole genome shotgun sequence, the genomic segment ACAGTTGCTAGATAACAGGCTAACTACCACGTTGTGGTTGCCAATGGTATGCCGTTCACCAGCGAACTGTAATGCACTGTGTGTTActgatttattcatttatttatttcatccaaCACTATGGTTTACATGAAATGTGGGTCATATAGAAATGAGGCGAAGCAATTTTTACGTTGAGTAAGTGTGTCACGCACCGAAAGTAAAAACAATAATATAATTCCACTACGGTTTTTACTATATAACTAGATTACTTCAAGCATTTCCATACATTTATACTTTCAGTATCGTTACGAAGTTCCCCTATTCCCTCACCCAAGCAGACTACATCTATACTAAAGCCAACCGGTAGTATCAGAAAGAGTGACAAGCGTGTAACTATGTTTGAGAGGGATTCAACTCTATCGCCAACGTTCATGGAAGTTCTGAACGAAAATCTCAACCGAAAGTTGACTGGTAAGAATATCCTGTAAATAAGGGAAATATAAAAGCTGAAATGTACAGTATCCTTCCTGCCTAATCATCGCTTCAATTGTATGTGATAACTGCATTTCCATCTGATAGAAACGCGTATCATATTTCGATTCATTCTAAAAGCTCAATTTACGGATTAACATAATTTATTTCTTTATTGTTTTGCTATCGAAACAAATGTAATGGAATCTCTTTTATTGTTGCAGTTAAGAGGCAGTTCAGCATAAGTGAAGCTGATCCGAGCGCTCAATAGCATAAACTCAGTGTGTGTGTTTTCGCGACAGTTTAAGTTTTAATCGAATTTGATTCGTTTACTATTGTTTTCAATGACGATAACGACTTCAATATCAAACCACCTTCTATTTGTAATAAGTTTTGTAATGTATTTGAAACAGAGCAACTCAATGGTTTGTCATATTAAACTAAATGAATCAAATTTATTAGATTATTCCAATCAACACATATGTTCCACTGGAATCCGAAAGCCGTTTCACGTTGTTTTCTTACCAACCGAGAGAAAACCAGAagtgtttgaaaaatatttcgcagAGCTCTCGCTCACCGGTTTCTCGGCAGCTTGAGGGTTGACGATTTCCAAGCCTTGCAGCGGAGTAAACGCCACGCTGGAGGCTGTTCCGGAAATTTGTTTCTTAACAGTAGTACTGCCACCCCAAACTTGCTGTTGCTTCTGAAGGTTCTTCTGCAGAGTTTTACTAATACGAACTTTGGTCTTCTCGTCTATCTGAGGCAAACGAATGCGTCCTGTTCCTGTTTTGCCGATTGTACCGCGAGTGTATCCCAAATCGTCCTGGTATGCATCCTCGTCAATCTGTGGGGGTGAAAAGACACTGTATAAAACGTCATTGTGTAAAACAACCTGGTTTGTACTTACATCTCCAAAATTCATACGATTAGCTTGTTTGCGGAACTCGGTAATGGCATAACGTTCCTTCATTTTTCGCACCCTTTTGCCTCCGCGTTTCTTTTTGCCACCTTCAATCGGTTTGGGAAGGGGCTTGATGAATTTCACAGGCGGTGGCTCTTGAAGTTTGTCTAGCTTTTTTTCGATGTCTTCTCGAAACCGTTGGCCGATTGTTCCGCTGTGGCTTTCGTGACAAGCATCAACTCGGGCAGCTAATGTGCTTTTCGCAGCTACTAACCGTGCAGCTTTTCTGCGCAAATCCGGTGGAGTGTCTTGTACGATATCTGAATAATACACGTAGCCAGTGTGTGGTAACATGGCTACTTTGGAAAatctgcaagaaaaaaaaaacaagttttcaaCAATAAATTAGTTGCTGGTAAGTGAAACAACTTACCCAGACAGTGTTTTCTTCTGTGCTCCTAGTACCAAAACGTTACATGCGGGCATTTTTGAGAGTTTAGTCAATCCACCGGCCAACCCTACCAGCTTTGCAGCAGTGGAGGCACCAACGATCATTGATAAATTTGGAGCAATGAAGGTCATCCTGCTCTCGACATAATCGAAGATTTGACTTTTAAAGTTGCTTAACTCTACGGCCATGTCGCAAGCCTCATAAATCTGCTTCAGTTCATGGGATTCAAGGCGAGTTCTTAAAATATTAAAGATAGATATATTAAATGTAGGAGTAACTAATAAACTATGGAAAATTACCCCTGAGTAGTAGAAGCCGTAACAGACACTATCATTATAGTAGCCTGTGTTAAAATCTCTTGAAGCCGCTCATTGTTCTTTGCTTGATCCAGATCATTTCCAAGTTCCCGGACACTTCGTATAAAATCCATCTCGACCATAATCAGCGAATCTAATTCTGGGAACCGCTTTTGATACTTGTCTTTTACAAATTTGTGTATGGTTGCTGAAATATTTAAGTAGTAGATTATTCAATCGACATCTACATTACCATTTACTTACATATTTCATTGTCCACTTCCACAGCAATGTTATTGGCTTCCACTATCAACTGATACTCCGGGTCGGATTCTACGTTACCAACCATTTCAGATGACTTGCGAGGATTCTTAGCGAACTTGACAATCTGGGACAAAACCTTTGACAGTCGTTCAGAATCACGTAGTTTACATATTTCTCGAATAGACGCCACCTTCACATCAACCTCCATCGGTTCATCCTTCACGTCCATAATGATGGCATCTTCCTCGCCACCGGAAAATGCCTGAGCACCGTCCGCTTCGTGAGGTTCCTCCTTGACATCCTGCAGCTCGTCGGTTTCATCGTTATCATCTTCCAGATCGGCCAGCAATTCATCAGCTAGAGACATACCGACGAAGATTATTCAATAATTGTATACAAAATTACAAGTCAATCCAGGTTATATTCCTTTTTTGCAGCCAAAAGAAACTCGATTATGATCCTGTTTGTAAGCTTTTTACCGCTTCGACACCAACAAACGTTTCATGATTTAAAATCCTAATGTCAGATGGCACAAGgtgttatttaaaaacaacgTCACCGTCAGGATTCTTCGAATTTTTAACCAACCATTGTTTGGATAGAAAGTgtatataaaaacaatattAGTGGAGTTTCAATGCTGAACAAATAGCAATAGTTGAGATTAGTAAGTAGCAGCAATTCTGCCGAAAcatattttgttcttcaattgaaGCGTAAAACTGGCCGCAATCCCAGTTTAGAGATGTAAGACGGAATCACAtgtgcttctgtttacctttgTCGGCAATTTTTATTATGCAGTTCgagagaaaaatgttgtttaggTAAAGTTCCAACATGTTTTTCGTTTCTCGTGTACTAGTGAGGAGAATAAATCAATTGTCCATCCTACGTTTTGCATCAGACGCAGTAGCAGATAGTCAAGTTGGATTTGGCACTTCGAATTCAGAACACACGCTTCAGAATGCCTACGATTCTACACGGTCACCGTTGGAGCCTGTCTCGGAAGGCAATGCCGCAATTGAAGTATATCCAAACATTCGACCAGCATTCAACTTTGCTGCGTACGTGAATAAATCTGAACCTTTGCAACAACTGGTTCGACTTGGCGTTGATCTCCATAAGTTGGAGAAACGCAAAGGAATACCGCAATTTATATTGAGGCTCGACTTCGAACGGGATATGAAACAACATCTGAGATGTCTCACCGATGTTGGCGTTGCTACAGAAGCCCTCGGAGAGTTTATTACCAAAAATCCATTGATATTTAAAGAGGATATTGGTAATATGGAAGTTCGCATAAACTATTTGCAATCGAAACAATTCCTACCGGAGCAAATCGCAAGAATTATTTACAAAAATCCGTTTTGGCTAATGATTAGTACTAAACGAATAGACAGGCGACTGGGGTTCTTCCAAAAAACTTTCGAACTGAGTGGTAACGATGTACGGTTGCTCACGGCTAAACAGCCTAGGCTTATTACGTACAATCTGGAACACGTTCGGAAGAATACTTTTGCAATCAAGGAAGAACTGGGTTTCGAAAAAGAAGAAATGAAACAGTTGCTGTTGAGTAAACCTAAACTTTGGATGATAAGTAAGCTATACCTCATTACTCTAGTTATATTTATTGTGTTTACAAATCGAGGAAACTGCtttcaatatacctaaaagttAATTCACTAATTTTAATTGATTAATGTTTTACAGATGAAGATAAACTCATGCACCGGTTCGAGTACGTGCatcgtaaaatgcaactaacaaacgCTGAAATACTTAGAACTCCGGAAATTCTGCTAGCACGTGATCACAGGATAAAGCAGCGTCACGGGTTCTTACAGTTTCTTGGAAAAGCCCAGTATAATCCGCGGAAAGAATTGTATGTTTCGCCCAAAACATTGGTGGAAGGTACCGACCAAGACTTTGTCATTGAGGTTGCTAAATCGGATATGATGAGCTTTAACAATTACTTAAAAACACTTTAACTTATCACATTAAGAATTAAAGATATATTGAGAGCCAAAGATAGTCAGATCTACTTGAAACATGTGAAACCACAACTACTTTGTACATTAGCTAAGCTTGCCTAGTtcaatttttcgttttaatGCATGAATTGAGGTAAACAGTAAGGAATCAATTATTCCTGCGACAGTATATATTCCTCCGACAATTGCGCACAAATTTGTTGCGAAGTGACTGAATGAACTACAATAAACAGAGGACCTTAGTATGGCAAGCAAAAGTTCAGATATGTATCAACAACTAATACCTACCTTCTCTTCTCCGTAAATCTGACCATAAGGGGAGAAAGCTCATAATTCACAAAAATTCCTGGCATTCCTGTTTCGCCGCTTGCTAAGGATACACTTTTCTGGTGCTTTGTTACAGAAAATTGATTGGTGTATAGTTTAGGTCCATTAATGGGAACAAACTCGGTTGGAACTATTTTTATGTAGTACTGAAACATCATGGCACCTACAAAGAGAAAAGAATAAGTTAAATGAATTCCAGCATGGTCATTATGGTTGAAtgtcatttaaataaaatactaaTGCATTTCGAGTaggcctatgaaaagacgccatCTTTTCGtgaccgaaaaataacaagcaacACTATGGAACCACGGTGGGTTCGCAATGGAAATGGAACCGAAAAAATGTCACATAAaacccagtgcaaaagcataggcgcgtctaaggcctgATTTCGAGTCATTCTGCAATTTATATGTTGGTAATTCTTTTTATCACCTACCTTATTCTCGTcaataaaaacttattttttatttgccttgtttGTTTCTCAGCCACCCTATTAATTAAACGGCTACCATCTCGTTTGAGAGTaacttgttaaaaaaaatcgttactgaTCTGGCAACTCTGCTTATGACTACATATTTGACAAACCGAGACTAATGtcacaataaataaatattacGTGATACAGAACTTGTCTTCAGGAGCACACTAGCTTCGATTCAAAAGCATTTCGCCGATTACAAGTATATTTTTGAAGCTAGTAAAGCTAATTTCCACGAAAAATGCCTGCAGTTCCCGGAAGTGTGTACGGACAAAACCAGCAGCCATCATGTTTCGACCGCATGAAGACAGGATTCACTATTGGGTTATGCGTTGGAATGGCTAGTGGTGCATTGTTTGGAGGATTTTCCGCATTAAGGTAACAGTTGTTATTGAAACTCAAATatcaattttcattaaaaaataaaaactagccCACTATAAAACTCATCAATTTTGTTCTAGATACGGTCTTCGTGGTCGTGAGTTAATCAACAATGTCGGCAAAGTTATGATTCAAGGAGGAGGCACATTCGGCACATTCATGGCAATTGGTACCGGAATTCGATGTTAGTGGTGTTATAGTTTCTCACAAAATGTATGCAATAAAGGAATGATTGAAGAATGAATCGCCGTCTCTCAACTTACCTTCCTCTGCAATCTGTTCAGTCGAATCCAACGGACCGGTTTGTCCAAATCCAAACTCTTCTCCGAACGAAAGTGTGTTTATTCTATGGGACGTGTTAAATCTGCTAGAAGCAAAGGGCTGCACATCATGCACGTGAATATGGCTGATGGAAAAACTTTTTCCAGGTGCTATGTGAAAACTACCACCCACTCGATTCACCTCCATGGATCCATATATTTGACACCCTTCATTGAAAGCTTTTGCTTCAAGACTCAGTTTTTCTCCGGCAACCTCATGCTTACACTGTTCGAAAGAGTCTAGTGTTGGGTTCCACTGCTTTTTTCGATAAGCATCAATTACGTCTTGGCATGTGTTGCAACACCTGCAATAACGAATTTTTCATCAGTACCAATATTCCGCATGTTAGGTATAAGGTAACAAttgttttctttcattttgctagATATTTACTTACTTGATAGTATCTGTTTCCGCTCCATAACATGACCCACAAGCATTTTTAGGCGCAACTGTTGATGTATCATTCTTTTTCTTCGGAGCTTGAATATCTTCTTTCTTTGGTTTTTCGATTGGCTGTCCATGCAAGTCCAGTCTTCTTTTATAAATGTTGTGATCAATATGCAAATGTTGTTCCCCAGTTGCATCTTGAGCATCTAATGAGACATCTAAATGAACAGTATGCATGATTGTTTAGGTTATGCTGTTTTGATTTAGAGATgcaatattgctcttacaatCGCAAGATATTCTGGGAATGTAGAAATccagatttatttttaatttctgtcCTCTGGTAGCATCCACAAACAGTTCATCAGTGATGGTGGGTGTTAAATATACCATAAGTTCCGAATGTATAAGTAGTATAATAATGATACCGCTGATGATTGTTACTAAAAAATAGggcttttaacatttttttcattcaaatagcACTTATACTTACACGTTGCACCACCAATTGTTCTAATACTAAATTCATTATCAATTTTAGGATATGCATCAAAGCGACGAAGCGAATCAAGGGTTGGCATTGCAAAGTAATAGAACAATATTGTTTAAACAAAGAAGTACTATTTAAATCCACGTTAGTTTCACTGAGATACGAAGTTTCACGGACACGTATTAACAATTTGAGTCGCTTTAATTCTGAACAGAACTGGTAGTGATATTTGCCAAGCTTGGCAGCGGCACAAAAAACATAGATAGCAGTGTTGTCATTTGCAAAGCACTACAAATGCATGTATTTTGTGCCggcatttcacatttttgacacTGACTTATGCACACACCCACAAGAACAAAGCAAACATCAATTAAAGGTTACATAGTTCGTCCACTTCTCAATTACAGTGATGGGATCAATAAAAAGCTTCATAAAACTTTATGGCATGGGTTTTACAAAGAATATAACGTAAAGCAAAGGTAGCTAACAAAGGGCCGAAACTCAAAAGTCTAATTATCATATACGTAAAATTAATCGTGGAAGGCTAACCCTTTTGTAGTTTGAATCAGAATCGAAGATAATTTTGGTAAATTTCAATCTTTGTTTGCGAAGAAATTCTAAATTTGATATGATCAATACTACTTATCGAGCATATATAGAGTGCAACATGATGAAATGCAAGCTATAACAACATAACAACCTAGTTCTAACATGACAAAGCTCCATTTTAGTTCATGACaccttaaaataaaacaaaatcgtTTTTTATTCGTCGAAAATTTACAAAACATCTTTTTACAAAGTTTCTCGCTGAAAAACTTATCAATTATGTAATCAAAAAACAATTCTCCATTATATCGTACTTGCAAAAATGCCGAATTTGAAAGCTTTTCTTTGTCCATTGCCGtatgcaattttttttacaatcagATTCATCTTCAATGAAGATCTTTCTCTAGTTGCGTTCGAAATCATTACACTCATAAAAATATGCAATGCAACAATATATTGTTTTACCTAATATTTTTTACTTCATGTGTGAAGCCCTCCAAAATGTAGACCACTTGGGCCACAATTATGTGTTCTATACATTCTTTTCTTGTGAATCAATATTTTGATTTGTAACCTTTTGTTACTTATATgagagaaaaaacatttttgaaattcgatTAAATTATAACTGTTAATTTCACGTATAAATAATATTAAGATTTCTGTATAGTATGAAATTCAATTTCACTGAAGTTGTTACGTAATTTGCAGGTAAACACTATTTCAAACTCAGAAACGTTTTGGTTACAGTGTAGAAACTGTTACAAGGTTTCCTTATCAGACAGCCAATCATAAAAGGACCTGTCAACTATCAATactatcaataataataataatttggcTGGTAGAACTTTGTGACGTAACCCACACATGCTAGTTGTACTcatggtttttatttcatcgtgCAATACTCCACTTTACAGCGTAAAAACTGAGTTATAATAAAGCAAACATTGCATTTTTGCTGTGTTCTGTTTTGAAGTTTCTGTAGTGATGATTAGTGCGATTGATATACCGATGGCCTGATGTATTTCAACGTGGTCATAATGATTTCTAGTTTGTGGTTACGTGCGAGAGaataatatatgaaaaaattacCCGGGTATGAATGAACTGAAT encodes:
- the LOC129725743 gene encoding transcription termination factor 3, mitochondrial; translated protein: MFFVSRVLVRRINQLSILRFASDAVADSQVGFGTSNSEHTLQNAYDSTRSPLEPVSEGNAAIEVYPNIRPAFNFAAYVNKSEPLQQLVRLGVDLHKLEKRKGIPQFILRLDFERDMKQHLRCLTDVGVATEALGEFITKNPLIFKEDIGNMEVRINYLQSKQFLPEQIARIIYKNPFWLMISTKRIDRRLGFFQKTFELSGNDVRLLTAKQPRLITYNLEHVRKNTFAIKEELGFEKEEMKQLLLSKPKLWMINEDKLMHRFEYVHRKMQLTNAEILRTPEILLARDHRIKQRHGFLQFLGKAQYNPRKELYVSPKTLVEGTDQDFVIEVAKSDMMSFNNYLKTL
- the LOC129725742 gene encoding endoplasmic reticulum-Golgi intermediate compartment protein 3; protein product: MPTLDSLRRFDAYPKIDNEFSIRTIGGATLTIISGIIIILLIHSELMVYLTPTITDELFVDATRGQKLKINLDFYIPRISCDYVSLDAQDATGEQHLHIDHNIYKRRLDLHGQPIEKPKKEDIQAPKKKNDTSTVAPKNACGSCYGAETDTIKCCNTCQDVIDAYRKKQWNPTLDSFEQCKHEVAGEKLSLEAKAFNEGCQIYGSMEVNRVGGSFHIAPGKSFSISHIHVHDVQPFASSRFNTSHRINTLSFGEEFGFGQTGPLDSTEQIAEEGAMMFQYYIKIVPTEFVPINGPKLYTNQFSVTKHQKSVSLASGETGMPGIFVNYELSPLMVRFTEKRSSFSHFATNLCAIVGGIYTVAGIIDSLLFTSIHALKRKIELGKLS
- the LOC129725744 gene encoding reactive oxygen species modulator 1 is translated as MPAVPGSVYGQNQQPSCFDRMKTGFTIGLCVGMASGALFGGFSALRYGLRGRELINNVGKVMIQGGGTFGTFMAIGTGIRC
- the LOC129725741 gene encoding U4/U6 small nuclear ribonucleoprotein Prp31, encoding MSLADELLADLEDDNDETDELQDVKEEPHEADGAQAFSGGEEDAIIMDVKDEPMEVDVKVASIREICKLRDSERLSKVLSQIVKFAKNPRKSSEMVGNVESDPEYQLIVEANNIAVEVDNEISTIHKFVKDKYQKRFPELDSLIMVEMDFIRSVRELGNDLDQAKNNERLQEILTQATIMIVSVTASTTQGTRLESHELKQIYEACDMAVELSNFKSQIFDYVESRMTFIAPNLSMIVGASTAAKLVGLAGGLTKLSKMPACNVLVLGAQKKTLSGFSKVAMLPHTGYVYYSDIVQDTPPDLRRKAARLVAAKSTLAARVDACHESHSGTIGQRFREDIEKKLDKLQEPPPVKFIKPLPKPIEGGKKKRGGKRVRKMKERYAITEFRKQANRMNFGDIDEDAYQDDLGYTRGTIGKTGTGRIRLPQIDEKTKVRISKTLQKNLQKQQQVWGGSTTVKKQISGTASSVAFTPLQGLEIVNPQAAEKPVSESSAKYFSNTSGFLSVGKKTT